CAAAGAGTTTGTGATTGTGTgaatgtgacagtgaagcaaagAGGGATGGAAAAGAGAACTGATTTCAGCACTAAACTGCCCAAAGTCATATCTCATTGAAACTGCAGAAGGCAGCAGATTTCAGCATGAATAGTCCTGAATAGGGGTTTCTCATACTCACACGTGTTCCTGGATGAACTCCAAGATAATTATTgtttaaagcattaaaacaagTTTGACACTCGTGCAGTTCGTGCCCAGGCACATCTCAGATTGCAGAGGCATTTGTTCAgttgttaatttatttttactttcacAGCAAATGGAGACAAGTTTTGctgttgtatgtgtgtgctgtttATTTAAGGTGTAAAAGATCAAATGAATAAACTTATCTGTAGTCACACAGGCACAATTTACTGCGGTGCACGTTggtaattaaaaatgcatcccCATTTTGTCCCTTTTCCCATACAGGGTTGACCACCTCTACACCTTCTTTGTGCAGTGGTCACCAGACGTTTGccacaaaagcaacaaaaagcaGTGGAAACCACATTATGTcattaaagacaaaaatcagAACCATATTCTGGTTGTGGAGAAGGACATCGCAGCGATCAACAAGCTCCTCAGCAAGCCTGTCAACACTTCTGCTAAAAACTGGGAGGTAAgattcacacaaaaacacacgtcAGTATATGTCAAACAAAGACCCAAGTTTGAGCCGACACACTGGACGTCTCTGAGAAGTCAGCGTAATGTTTTTCTGTGCAGGAATGAAAGTAAATAACTGTATTTTGGAATCATaatcagaaaaataataatgttcaTAATAATGTAATGTTAATTTAGTGCAGCCGTGGTATTAACCTTACTTTGAGTGCTGTTCTAATAAATGTGTTTAGCACTGTATGTAGAAATCCCTCCTTACAGTAAGTGCAATCAGAGTGCTCAGCAGTTCTAATGGAGGTTGTGGGAATGCCCTCTGTCTATATATGGACATACTGTTTTACACCTCATAACCAggtttccttttcctgtttcatgAGAAAAGAAACCGTTCACTGTCAGAGCCAACCAATGAGCACACATCAACTCAAATTTCTGACCAATAACACTTCagtcacagaaagagaaagtaaCCCAGTGTACATAAGAGGTGCTGGATAGTAGTTTGGTTAGCAGACATGTGGTACAGCAGAGAGCAACGCTTGACAGAGAAATCAGGAACTATGAAGATGCTACCAGAAAAtattaaagtgttttattttgccagtgacTGTATGGAGCCTTATGTTGAGGTAAGATTGTAAGGAGGTGTAGTGAGATActgtggagtttgaatgtttAATTGTGAGCCAGCCATCTACATTTTCTAGCTTTGTTGCCATCCAGCAGTTCAGTTATTGTGCTGCATGTGtataatgtgtatatatatgtattggATGACACTTAATccatcttgtgttttttttgcttgccTTCTGCAGATCATCACAGTGAAAGAGTCAAAACGCCGCCAGAGTCTGTGCAGCTCTGAGGACTCTGAGGCAGAAGAGTCCAGGTACCACAATGTTCTCCCTGAGCTCAGTGATCACAGTCATCTGCTAGATGATCACCACCTAGAAAAAGTTAGTAACACTGAAAAATGTTACATTAAACTATGTGGACAGTTTTGTGTAGCTCACAGACATCAACAAAGGTTTTTCTCCTGAAGAACTGAGAAAATGATCATTAGTTTTGTCAGGACATCATTTAATGAGCAACTCATTTTTCAAACAGCTTTCTGCTCACATGCCAGCAAGGACCCATGGTTATCCATGGCAGCTGGTCTACAGCACAGCCATCCATGGGAGCAGCCTGAAGACCCTGTACAGGAATATGGCAGATCTGGACAGCCCTGTGCTGCTGGTGGTCAAAGACATGCACAAGAAGGTTTGTTTCCTGGTCTTTATTCTCCAGGACTTT
This window of the Archocentrus centrarchus isolate MPI-CPG fArcCen1 chromosome 16, fArcCen1, whole genome shotgun sequence genome carries:
- the LOC115794682 gene encoding nuclear receptor coactivator 7-like isoform X2 — its product is MWYSREQRLTEKSGTMKMLPENIKVFYFASDCMEPYVEIITVKESKRRQSLCSSEDSEAEESRYHNVLPELSDHSHLLDDHHLEKLSAHMPARTHGYPWQLVYSTAIHGSSLKTLYRNMADLDSPVLLVVKDMHKKVFGAFSSDPFRVSKYCYGTGETFLFSFNPDFHVYKWSGENSYFVSGNWESLQLGGGGNGFALWLDADLYRGSSFSSLTFHNAPLSTNEDFIVQDLEVWTVQNCEHLKS
- the LOC115794682 gene encoding nuclear receptor coactivator 7-like isoform X1; its protein translation is MGVAYSVGEVDHLYTFFVQWSPDVCHKSNKKQWKPHYVIKDKNQNHILVVEKDIAAINKLLSKPVNTSAKNWEIITVKESKRRQSLCSSEDSEAEESRYHNVLPELSDHSHLLDDHHLEKLSAHMPARTHGYPWQLVYSTAIHGSSLKTLYRNMADLDSPVLLVVKDMHKKVFGAFSSDPFRVSKYCYGTGETFLFSFNPDFHVYKWSGENSYFVSGNWESLQLGGGGNGFALWLDADLYRGSSFSSLTFHNAPLSTNEDFIVQDLEVWTVQNCEHLKS